Genomic DNA from Arthrobacter sp. B1I2:
ATGCCACGCTTTTGCACGCCCACGTTCGATTCAAGACGTCGAGGCTGCAGGAACAACGCCAAATCGGTGCAGTGACGGTTGACGCCGCGATGCGCCGGTAGAGATCAAACCAACGGAGAACACGAGAGTGCCTACGATTAACCAGCTGGTCCGCAAGGGCCGCACGCCGAAGGTCAAAAAGACCAAGGCTCCCGCCCTGAACGGCAGCCCCATGCGCCGCGGTGTCTGCACCCGCGTTTACACCACCACTCCGAAGAAGCCGAACTCGGCTCTGCGTAAGGTGGCACGTGTGCGCCTCAACGGCGGCGTGGAAGTTACTGCCTACATCCCCGGTGTTGGTCACAACCTGCAGGAGCACTCGATTGTGCTCGTTCGCGGTGGTCGTGTGAAGGACCTTCCGGGTGTCCGCTACAAGATCGTCCGTGGCGCCCTTGATACCCAGGGTGTAAAGAACCGTAAGCAGGCCCGCAGCCGCTACGGCGCAAAGATGGAGAAGAAGTAATATGCCTCGCAAGGGTCCGGCCCCCAAGCGGCCGCTCGTTTCGGATCCGGTCTACGGTTCCCCGCTGGTAACCCAGCTCATCAACAAGGTACTCGTTGACGGCAAGAAGTCCACGGCAGAGCGCATCGTGTACGGTGCACTCGAAGGTGCACGCGCCAAGTCCGGCGGCGACCCCGTTGCAGCCCTGAAGAAGGCCATGGACAACGTCAAGCCTTCGCTTGAGGTTCGCTCCCGCCGTGTCGGTGGCGCCACCTACCAGGTTCCGGTTGAGGTCAAGCCGGGCCGCTCCACCGCACTCGCCCTGCGCTGGCTGGTTGGCTACTCCAAGGCCCGCCGTGAGAAGACGATGACCGAACGCCTCCAGAACGAAATCCTGGATGCCTCCAATGGTCTCGGTGCCGCTGTGAAGCGTCGCGAAGACACCCACAAGATGGCCGAGTCCAACAAGGCCTTCGCACACTACCGCTGGTAATACTCCCCGGGCGCCGCCGGCTCAACCGAGTCGGCGGCGAACGCGTAGTCCATCCCAAAAGGAGACCCCGTGGCACAGGACGTGCTTACCGACCTTAGTAAGGTCCGCAACATCGGCATCATGGCCCATATTGATGCCGGCAAGACCACCACAACCGAGCGCATCCTGTTCTACACGGGTGTGAACCACAAGATCGGCGAAACGCACGACGGCGCTTCGACGACTGACTGGATGGAACAGGAAAAGGAACGCGGCATCACCATCACGTCTGCCGCCGTGACCTGCTTCTGGGAAAACAACCAGATCAACATCATCGACACCCCCGGCCACGTTGACTTCACGGTTGAGGTTGAGCGCTCCCTGCGCGTCCTCGACGGTGCCGTCGCCGTCTTCGACGGCAAGGAAGGCGTTGAGCCGCAGTCTGAGACCGTTTGGCGCCAGGCTGACAAGTACAACGTTCCGCGCATCTGCTTCGTCAACAAGATGGACAAGCTCGGTGCCGACTTCTACTTCACCGTAGACACCATCATCAGCCGCCTCGGTGCCAAGCCGCTGGTCATGCAGCTGCCCATCGGTGCCGAGAACGACTTCATCGGCGTCGTGGACCTGCTCTACATGCGCGCACTGGTGTGGCCCGGCGATGCCAAGGGTGACGTCACCATGGGTGCGAAGTACGAGATCCGCGAGATCCCGGCCGACCTCCAGGAGAAGGCTGAAGAGTACCGCGCGAACCTCGTTGAGACCGTCGCCGAGTCCTCTGAAGAACTCATGGACAAGTACCTTGAGGGCGAAGAGATCTCGGTCGACGAGCTCAAGGCCGGCATCCGCAAGATGACGATCAACTCCGAGCTGTACCCGATCTTCTGCGGTTCCGCCTTCAAGAACCGTGGCGTCCAGCCCATGCTCGATGCAGTTGTGGACTACCTGCCGAACCCCCTCGACGTCCCCCCGATGGTCGGCCACGACCCCCGCGACGAAGAGAAGGAACTGACCCGCAAGCCTTCTTCTGAAGAGCCGTTCTCCGCACTGGCCTTCAAGATTGCTGCGCACCCCTTCTTCGGCCAGCTCACCTTCATCCGCGTGTACTCCGGTCACGTTGAAGCAGGCGCACAGGTGGTCAACTCCACCAAGGGCAAGAAGGAGCGCATCGGCAAGCTGTTCCAGATGCACGCCAACAAGGAAATGCCTGTTGAAGGCGCTACCGCCGGCCACATCTATGCAGCCATCGGTCTGAAGGACACCACCACGGGTGACACCCTGTGTGACTCCGCCAACCAGATCGTCCTCGAGTCCATGAGCTTCCCGGAGCCCGTGATCTCGGTTGCCATCGAGCCGAACACCAAGGGTGACCAGGAGAAGCTCTCCACGGCCATCCAGAAGCTCTCCGCTGAGGACCCCACCTTCCAGGTGTCCCTCAACGAAGACACCGGCCAGACCATCATCGCCGGCATGGGCGAACTCCACCTGGACATCCTGGTGGACCGCATGCGCCGCGAGTTCAAGGTCGAAGCCAACGTGGGCAAGCCGCAGGTTGCTTACCGCGAAACCATCAAGCGGGCTGTAGAGCGTCACGACTACACGCACAAGAAGCAGACCGGTGGTTCGGGCCAGTTCGCAAAGATCCAGATTGCGATCGAGCCGCTGGACACCGCTGAAGGCGAGCTGTACGAGTTCGAGAACAAGGTCACTGGTGGCCGCGTTCCCCGCGAGTACATCCCGTCGGTTGACGCCGGTATCCAGGATGCACTGAACGACGGTGTCCTGGCCGGTTACCCGGTTGTCGGCATCAAGGCCACGCTGATTGACGGCGCGTACCACGATGTTGACTCCTCGGAAATGGCGTTCAAGATCGCCGGCCGGATGGCTTTCAAGGAAGCCGCCCGCAAGGCGAACCCTGTCCTGCTTGAACCGCTGATGGACGTCGAGGTCCGCACCCCTGAGGAATACATGGGTGAAGTGATCGGCGACCTGAACTCCCGCCGTGGCCAGATGCAGTCCATGGAGGATGCACAGGGCGTCAAGGTGATCCGCGCGCACGTTCCGCTGTCCGGCATGTTCGGCTACATCGGTGACCTGCGTTCGAAGACCCAGGGCCGTGCTGTGTACTCCATGACGTTCAACAGCTACGCCGAGGTCCCGAAGGCTGTTGCCGACGAGATCATCCAGAAGTCCCGCGGCGAGTAGTCCTCCCGGACTTTCTAAGCGAACACCTCGGTTGAGCTGACCCCCAGCGGACAGCGAAGCCGGTGCAGGTGGCCGGGCCGGCCGGATTTATCCGGCGAACCGGTTTCCGGCCCCTGCACGAACAGGCTCAGGGGATTAGTATTAGTTCCTGAATCTGCGATTTCACCAATCCAAAGCCCCCCAAGTAGACTTACCTGAGTTTCTGCCGCGACAAGCGCGGCTGAAGGGTATGTCATTTGAAAACGTTCTAGGAGGAACCTGTGGCAAAGGCAAAGTTCGAGCGGACTAAGCCGCACGTCAACATCGGCACCATTGGTCACGTTGACCACGGTAAGACGACGCTGACGGCCGCCATTTCCAAGGTGCTGTACGACAAGTACCCGACTCTCAACGAGAAGCGTGACTTCGCGTCGATCGACTCTGCACCCGAAGAGCGTCAGCGCGGCATCACCATCAACATCTCCCACGTTGAGTACCAGACCGAGAAGCGTCACTACGCACACGTTGACGCCCCCGGCCACGCTGACTACATCAAGAACATGATCACCGGTGCTGCCCAGATGGACGGCGCAATCCTCGTGGTTGCTGCTACTGACGGCCCGATGGCACAGACCCGCGAGCACGTTCTGCTTGCCCGCCAGGTTGGTGTTCCCTACCTGCTGGTCGCGCTGAACAAGGCTGACATGGTTGACGACGAGGAACTCCTCGACCTCGTCGAAATGGAAGTTCGTGAGCTCCTGAGCTCGCAGGGCTTCGATGGCGACGAAGCACCGGTTGTTCGCGTTTCCGGCCTGAAGGCCCTGGAAGGCGACCCCGAGTGGGTCAAGTCCGTTGAGGAACTCATGGAGGCCGTGGACAACTCGGTTCCGGACCCCGTACGTGACCGTGACAAGCCGTTCCTGATGCCGATCGAAGACGTCTTCACCATCACCGGCCGTGGCACCGTTGTTACGGGCCGCGCCGAGCGTGGAACCCTCGCCATCAACTCCGAGGTCGAGATCGTCGGCATCCGCCCGGTCCAGAAGACCACGGTTACCGGTATCGAGATGTTCCACAAGCAGCTCGACGAAGCATGGGCCGGCGAGAACTGTGGCCTCCTGCTCCGCGGTCTGAAGCGTGACGATGTCGAGCGTGGCCAGGTTGTCGTCAAGCCGGGTTCCATCACCCCGCACACCGACTTCGAGGCCAACGTCTACATCCTCTCCAAGGACGAAGGCGGACGTCACAACCCGTTCTACTCCAACTACCGCCCGCAGTTCTACTTCCGTACCACGGACGTAACCGGCGTTATCACCCTGCCCGAGGGCACGGAAATGGTTATGCCTGGCGACAACACTGAGATGACCGTTGCGCTCATCCAGCCGATCGCTATGGAAGAGGGCCTCGGCTTCGCAATCCGCGAAGGCGGCCGCACCGTTGGTTCGGGACGCGTTACCAAGATCATCAAGTAATACTTGCTGAACTGAAGGACAGCCCCGCTGCATTCGCAGCGGGGCTGTCCTTTTTCGTTAATGCACCACTGATACTGTTGCAGCACTGAAAGGAGTTCATTATGGGATGGCTTATTTTCCTGATCATCGCGGTTGTCGTGGTAGGCGGGGTGATCTGGGTGAGAAGGAACTTCCGGCACGAGATTGACCGGGCCAAGCGAATCAACAGGGCCAAGAAGAACCAGTAGCGGGCAGCCGCCGGGCCTTCTAGAAGGCCTGCCTTACTCCTACTTTTCGGTATACCTAAATTCGCGGTATCCTCGTCGTATTGACGCCCGCAACGACGAGGACACGTGATGGCTGCTTCAACGATGACGGCGAAATCCGCCAACACCAGGGTCTGGTCCCGCCTGCTGCTGCTCGGGCCGGCATTCGTAGCGGCCATCGCCTACGTGGACCCGGGCAATGTTGCCGCGAACCTCACCGCCGGTGCCAGTTTCGGGTACCTCCTGGTGTGGGTTCTTGTGGCTGCCAATGGCATGGCAGTACTCATCCAGTACCAGTCAGCCAAACTGGGGCTCGCCACCGGCATGAGTCTGCCGGAAATACTCGGCGAGCGCCTGGGCAACCGGCGCCGCCGTGCCTACTGGGTGCAGGCGGAGATCGTTGCCGGGGCCACGGACATGGCCGAAGTCATCGGTGGGGCCGTGGCTCTCAACCTGCTGTTCGGCCTGCCCCTGCTGACGGGCGGAGTCATTATCGGCCTGGCTTCCATGCTGCTGCTGACCCTGCAGTCGCACCGCAGCCAAAAGTCCTTCGAGCTCGCAATCCTCATTTTGCTCGGCGTGATCGCCGTCGGGTTCGTCTCGGGCCTGTTCGTTGCTCCGCCGGACGCCGGCGGCGCCCTGGCCGGACTGGTGCCCCGGTTCGAGGGGACCGACACGGTCCTGCTCGCAGCCAGCATGCTCGGGGCCACCGTCATGCCGCACGCCATCTACCTGCATTCCGCCCTTGCCCGCGACCGCCACGGCTTCTCGGAAGATCCGGCAGTCAGGACGCGGCTGATCCGGGCCACGCGCGTGGATGTCGCCGGCGCCTTGTTGCTTGCCGGCGTCGTCAATATCGCCATGCTGCTGCTGGCGGCTTCCAGCCTTCGCGGCGTGGAGGGGACCGACACCATTGCCGGTGCCCACGCTGCGGTGACGTCCGCGCTCGGGCCGGTTATCGGCGTCGTGTTCGCTGTGGGCCTCCTGGCCTCGGGCCTGGCGTCCACGTCGGTGGGATGCTATGCGGGAGCCACCATCATGGGCGGCCTGTTGAAGGTGCGGATCCCACTCCTGGTCCGCCGGACTGTCACCCTGATTCCCGCGCTGGTGGTCCTGGGCGCCGGCATCGAACCCACGCTGGCTTTGGTCCTGAGCCAGGTCCTCCTGAGTTTTGGCATTCCGTTCGCGCTGATTCCTTTGATCCGGCTCACCGGCAGCCGCAAGGTGATGGGCATCCACACCGACTCCACGCCGCTGCGGATCGCCGGATGGACCAGTGCCACACTGATCGTGGGCCTGAACTGCGTCCTGATCTTCCTTACGGTGCTGGGTCACGGCTGAGCCGCCGCGTCCCGGTGCGCTAGTCCCGCCCGTTGCCCCGCGCCCGGGAAAGCGCCTGCAACCAATAAAAAGACCTCTTGGGTGTCCGCTCCAGTGTCTCGAAGTCCACGTGAACCAGGCCAAAACGCTGCGAGTAGCCTGCGGCCCACTCAAAGTTGTCCATCAGGGTCCACACGTAGTAGCCCCGGAGGTCCACACCCTCCGCTTTGCCGCCCGGAGCGGTGGCGTCAAGGGCTGCCTCCAGATGTGCGGCCAGGTACTCCACCCGGTCGGCGTCCTCCAGTGTGCCGGCAATACGGTCGGGTTCAGGGAAGCTGGCGCCCCCTTCGGTGATGTATACCGGTGGGAGGGCCTGTCCGTACCGGTCCCGCATCTCCTGGAGCAGGATGCCCAGGTGGTCGGGTGCCACTGGCCAGCCGAATCCGGTGCTGTCGTACTCCGGGTAGCCCACCTCGTGGAAGGGCAGCTTGGCGACTTCCTTGTGCATGTCCGCAGGCATCGGGGTAATGCCCGGCCCCAGGGCAACCTTGACAGGGAAGTAATAGTTGAGCCCGTAGAAATCCAGCGGCTGGTGGATGGTCCGGAGGTCGGCGTCGGAGATTTTTCCGATGGACCGCAGCCAGGGCTTCGCGTACAGCGGCAGTGAGGGGTACCGTCCCAACAGGACGGGGTCCGCGTAGATCCTGTTCGCCAGCAGGTCGTAGAGATTAGCCACCAGCCGGTCGCCGATCTTCCGGGTGGCAGGCCGGACGGGCGAGTGGAGGTTGGTCAGTCCGATGCCGCCCACAACTCCGGCCGCGCGCAACGCCTGCACGCCGAGCCCATGTGCCAGGAGTTGGTGGTGGATGGCGGGAAGGGCGTCAAACATCAGCCGGCGGCCGGGTGCGTGCACCCCCAGGGCGTATCCGTTCAGGGTGACCGAGACGGGTTCGTTGAGGGTGACCCACTGCGCCACGCGGTCCCCGAACCGCTCCCCGGCGGCGCTGGCATACTCGCCAAACCGTTCGGCGGTCTCCCGGTTCAGCCAGCCGCCGCGGTGTTCCAGGGGCAACGGGGTGTCCCAGTGGTAGAGGGTGGCCATGGGGGAGATGCCGGCGTCAAGGAGCTGGTCGATCAGGCGGTCGTAGAAGTCCAGGCCCTCGGCATTGAAGTCGCCCCGGCCGTCCGGCTGGATGCGCGGCCAGGAGAGTGAGAACCGGTACGAGTCGACGCCGAGTTCCTTGAGCAGCGCCACATCTTCCGGCAGCCGGTTGTAGTGGTCGCATGCCACGGCGGGGGAGTGGCCGTCCTGGATGGCTCCAGGCTTCTCGGCGAAGGCATCCCACCCCGATGGGCCGCGGCCCCCGGCTTTGAGTGCGCCTTCGATCTGGAACGCCGCCGCTGCGACGCCAAGGGTGAACGACGGCGGCACGCGTCCGGCCAGTTCCGTCACCGATTCAGTGCCTTCCATGGTCATGCCCCTATCATCCTGTGCGTTCCTGTCTGCTGCAATGCCCCTGGGGGACCGGAACGGGGCCGATTCGCATCTACCCCAGTTTTCCGGCATACTAGATGAGTTGTTCAAGCGCTTCTTCGCGTCCCGATCCGGATAATGCCGGGTGCAGGGTCCAAGCTGAAGACCAAACATAACCCACCCCCAAGGAACTGCGGATTTATATGCGCGCCCAGCGCGACACGCCCGACCGCGGGGGTCGGTTACGCCGGCAAGGTGAGGAACCCGGATTCATCCGGATTCAGTTTGTGCGGCGGATGGTGGTTACGACCTCAAATGCTTCGGCAGCCATACAACGAGTAAGTGAACAGGGCAGCCCTAAACGGGGGAAGCACAGACTGAAAGAGAGTCAGGCGACATGGCGGGACAAAAAATCCGCATCCGGCTGAAGTCATACGACCACGAGGTCATTGACGTTTCAGCACGGAAGATCGTTGAGACGGTCACGCGCGCAGGCGCAACGGTAGTCGGCCCCGTGCCGCTGCCTACGGAGAAGAACGTGTACTGCGTGATCCGCTCTCCGCACAAGTACAAGGACAGCCGCGAGCACTTTGAAATGCGCACGCACAAGCGTCTTATCGACATCATCGATCCCACGCCGAAGGCTGTTGACTCGCTCATGCGTCTCGACCTGCCGGCTGACGTGAACATCGAAATCAAGCTGTAGGGAGGTGCTGAGAAACTATGACCGCAACCCGTAACGTAAAGGGCCTGCTGGGCACGAAGCTCGGCATGACCCAGGTCTGGGACGAGAACAACAAGCTCATCCCCGTCACTGTGGTCCAGGCAGACTCGAACGTCATCACCCAGCTGCGCAACGCTGAGACCGATGGCTACGTCGCCGTTCAGATCGGCTACGGCCAGATCGATCCCCGCAAGGTCACCAAGCCGCTGGCTGGTCACTTTGAAAAGGCAGGCGTCACGCCTCGCCGCCACGTCGTCGAACTCCGTACCGCAGATGCTGCCGAGTACGAGCTGGGCCAGGAGCTCTCCGTAGAGCTCTTCGAAGCCGGCCAGAAGATCGACGTCATCGGCACCACCAAGGGTAAGGGCTTCGCCGGTGTTATGAAGCGTCACGGCTTCCACGGCGTTGGCGCTTCCCACGGTGCACACAAGAACCACCGTAAGCCCGGTTCAATCGGTGGCGCATCCACCCCGAGCCGCGTCTTCAAGGGCATGAAAATGGCCGGCCGCATGGGCGCCGTTCGTCACACCACGCTGAACCTCACGGTTCACGGGGTTGACGTCGAGAAGTCGCTGCTCCTGATCAAGGGCGCCGTTCCCGGTGCCCGCGGCCAGGTCGTCTTCGTACGTACCGCCGTGAAGGGAGCCTAGTTCAATGGCTAACACTGTCCAGGTCGACCTGCCTGCAGAGATCTTCGACGTTCAGACCAACGTGCCGCTGCTGCACCAGGTCGTCGTTGCCCAGCTCGCTGCTGCCCGCCAGGGAACCCACAAGACCAAGACCCGCGCTGAAGTTTCCGGTGCAGGCCGCAAGCCGTTCAAGCAGAAGGGCACCGGCCGCGCCCGTCAGGGTTCAATCCGTGCTCCTCACATGACCGGTGGTGGCGTTGTCCACGGTCCCACCCCGCGTGACTACAGCCAGCGGACCCCCAAGAAGATGATTGCTGCTGCACTCCGCGGCGCACTGTCTGACCGGGCCCGCAACGGTCGCATCCACGTTGTCGCAGAACTGGTTGAAGGCACCAAGCCCTCCGCCAAGGCCGCACTGGCAACGCTCCGCGGTGTTTCCGACCGCAAGAACCTGCTGGTCGTCATCGAGCGCGATAACGACGTTGCTGCACTCTCCGTGCGCAACCTCACCGGCGTTCACGTTCTGTACGTAGACCAGCTGAACACCTACGACGTTCTCGTTTCTGATGACGTTGTCTTCACCAAGGCTGCCTACGATGCATTCGTTGCCGCTAAGGCAGCTAAGAACGAGGAGGATGCCAAGTGAGTGCAGCCACCATCAAGGATCCCCGCGACGTCGTGCTTGCACCCGTCGTGTCGGAAAAGAGCTACGGCCTGATCGACGAGGGCAAGTACACCTTCCTGGTGGACCC
This window encodes:
- the rpsL gene encoding 30S ribosomal protein S12, with the translated sequence MPTINQLVRKGRTPKVKKTKAPALNGSPMRRGVCTRVYTTTPKKPNSALRKVARVRLNGGVEVTAYIPGVGHNLQEHSIVLVRGGRVKDLPGVRYKIVRGALDTQGVKNRKQARSRYGAKMEKK
- the rpsG gene encoding 30S ribosomal protein S7; translation: MPRKGPAPKRPLVSDPVYGSPLVTQLINKVLVDGKKSTAERIVYGALEGARAKSGGDPVAALKKAMDNVKPSLEVRSRRVGGATYQVPVEVKPGRSTALALRWLVGYSKARREKTMTERLQNEILDASNGLGAAVKRREDTHKMAESNKAFAHYRW
- the fusA gene encoding elongation factor G, with the translated sequence MAQDVLTDLSKVRNIGIMAHIDAGKTTTTERILFYTGVNHKIGETHDGASTTDWMEQEKERGITITSAAVTCFWENNQINIIDTPGHVDFTVEVERSLRVLDGAVAVFDGKEGVEPQSETVWRQADKYNVPRICFVNKMDKLGADFYFTVDTIISRLGAKPLVMQLPIGAENDFIGVVDLLYMRALVWPGDAKGDVTMGAKYEIREIPADLQEKAEEYRANLVETVAESSEELMDKYLEGEEISVDELKAGIRKMTINSELYPIFCGSAFKNRGVQPMLDAVVDYLPNPLDVPPMVGHDPRDEEKELTRKPSSEEPFSALAFKIAAHPFFGQLTFIRVYSGHVEAGAQVVNSTKGKKERIGKLFQMHANKEMPVEGATAGHIYAAIGLKDTTTGDTLCDSANQIVLESMSFPEPVISVAIEPNTKGDQEKLSTAIQKLSAEDPTFQVSLNEDTGQTIIAGMGELHLDILVDRMRREFKVEANVGKPQVAYRETIKRAVERHDYTHKKQTGGSGQFAKIQIAIEPLDTAEGELYEFENKVTGGRVPREYIPSVDAGIQDALNDGVLAGYPVVGIKATLIDGAYHDVDSSEMAFKIAGRMAFKEAARKANPVLLEPLMDVEVRTPEEYMGEVIGDLNSRRGQMQSMEDAQGVKVIRAHVPLSGMFGYIGDLRSKTQGRAVYSMTFNSYAEVPKAVADEIIQKSRGE
- the tuf gene encoding elongation factor Tu; this translates as MAKAKFERTKPHVNIGTIGHVDHGKTTLTAAISKVLYDKYPTLNEKRDFASIDSAPEERQRGITINISHVEYQTEKRHYAHVDAPGHADYIKNMITGAAQMDGAILVVAATDGPMAQTREHVLLARQVGVPYLLVALNKADMVDDEELLDLVEMEVRELLSSQGFDGDEAPVVRVSGLKALEGDPEWVKSVEELMEAVDNSVPDPVRDRDKPFLMPIEDVFTITGRGTVVTGRAERGTLAINSEVEIVGIRPVQKTTVTGIEMFHKQLDEAWAGENCGLLLRGLKRDDVERGQVVVKPGSITPHTDFEANVYILSKDEGGRHNPFYSNYRPQFYFRTTDVTGVITLPEGTEMVMPGDNTEMTVALIQPIAMEEGLGFAIREGGRTVGSGRVTKIIK
- a CDS encoding Nramp family divalent metal transporter encodes the protein MAASTMTAKSANTRVWSRLLLLGPAFVAAIAYVDPGNVAANLTAGASFGYLLVWVLVAANGMAVLIQYQSAKLGLATGMSLPEILGERLGNRRRRAYWVQAEIVAGATDMAEVIGGAVALNLLFGLPLLTGGVIIGLASMLLLTLQSHRSQKSFELAILILLGVIAVGFVSGLFVAPPDAGGALAGLVPRFEGTDTVLLAASMLGATVMPHAIYLHSALARDRHGFSEDPAVRTRLIRATRVDVAGALLLAGVVNIAMLLLAASSLRGVEGTDTIAGAHAAVTSALGPVIGVVFAVGLLASGLASTSVGCYAGATIMGGLLKVRIPLLVRRTVTLIPALVVLGAGIEPTLALVLSQVLLSFGIPFALIPLIRLTGSRKVMGIHTDSTPLRIAGWTSATLIVGLNCVLIFLTVLGHG
- a CDS encoding GH1 family beta-glucosidase, which encodes MTMEGTESVTELAGRVPPSFTLGVAAAAFQIEGALKAGGRGPSGWDAFAEKPGAIQDGHSPAVACDHYNRLPEDVALLKELGVDSYRFSLSWPRIQPDGRGDFNAEGLDFYDRLIDQLLDAGISPMATLYHWDTPLPLEHRGGWLNRETAERFGEYASAAGERFGDRVAQWVTLNEPVSVTLNGYALGVHAPGRRLMFDALPAIHHQLLAHGLGVQALRAAGVVGGIGLTNLHSPVRPATRKIGDRLVANLYDLLANRIYADPVLLGRYPSLPLYAKPWLRSIGKISDADLRTIHQPLDFYGLNYYFPVKVALGPGITPMPADMHKEVAKLPFHEVGYPEYDSTGFGWPVAPDHLGILLQEMRDRYGQALPPVYITEGGASFPEPDRIAGTLEDADRVEYLAAHLEAALDATAPGGKAEGVDLRGYYVWTLMDNFEWAAGYSQRFGLVHVDFETLERTPKRSFYWLQALSRARGNGRD
- the rpsJ gene encoding 30S ribosomal protein S10, giving the protein MAGQKIRIRLKSYDHEVIDVSARKIVETVTRAGATVVGPVPLPTEKNVYCVIRSPHKYKDSREHFEMRTHKRLIDIIDPTPKAVDSLMRLDLPADVNIEIKL
- the rplC gene encoding 50S ribosomal protein L3; this translates as MTATRNVKGLLGTKLGMTQVWDENNKLIPVTVVQADSNVITQLRNAETDGYVAVQIGYGQIDPRKVTKPLAGHFEKAGVTPRRHVVELRTADAAEYELGQELSVELFEAGQKIDVIGTTKGKGFAGVMKRHGFHGVGASHGAHKNHRKPGSIGGASTPSRVFKGMKMAGRMGAVRHTTLNLTVHGVDVEKSLLLIKGAVPGARGQVVFVRTAVKGA
- the rplD gene encoding 50S ribosomal protein L4; this encodes MANTVQVDLPAEIFDVQTNVPLLHQVVVAQLAAARQGTHKTKTRAEVSGAGRKPFKQKGTGRARQGSIRAPHMTGGGVVHGPTPRDYSQRTPKKMIAAALRGALSDRARNGRIHVVAELVEGTKPSAKAALATLRGVSDRKNLLVVIERDNDVAALSVRNLTGVHVLYVDQLNTYDVLVSDDVVFTKAAYDAFVAAKAAKNEEDAK